The Saprospiraceae bacterium genomic interval CATGAAAAATTTAGTTCTTTATGGATTTTTTTGCTGAGTACCAGCACTTGCATTTATGGTCAAAACAGATACATGCGAGATAACACACCGCATGGGACATGTTATGCAGGATGGACAAAAGAACAACGAGCGAAAAAATTTTCAGAAGAAGTTCGAATCCATCACCTCAAACATACAGCGACCTCATTACAAAATTTTAAAAAACGATTGGACAGTGTAATCACCGAAGAAAAGCTTTTACCAGATATAAAACGCAAGTCCGCTTATACGTATCAATCCACGCAACCAGGCGCACGGTTAACCCAACAAATAGATTACATTTGGGTTGCCACCAACCAAATCTGGATTCCGGAATCGAGGAGACAAATCACCTATGATCCCGATGGAAATATCGTCAACTACCTGGTTCAATTTAGAGAACAAAATAATTTAGTAAATTATTCTCAAAGCGATTTCGATTACTCTCCGGATGGTCTGGTCAATCGAATTCTTTATTATGAATGGAATGCGGGTCAAAATATGTGGGAGCTCCTATCAAAAGATACGATCCTATACGACAACAAATTCAATATTAAATCAGGTGAATACTTTTTATGGGATTCTGCAAAAAAGAAATGGAACAAAGAAATATTAACAGAACACGAATACAATGCCAAATCGCAAATAATATCGAAGACCTACTCCAGATGGAATCAACAGTGGAGCAATTATTTTTTTGAAGCCCGCGAAGAATTCAGCTATCATCCAAATGGAAAACAATTTGAGTTCATCACTTCAAGTTGGGATGAAGTATCAGCGGATTGGGTTTATACACACAAATTCAGTGATCTTTACGATGCCGCAGGCAAACTTATTCTGTATCAACAACACGTTCATGATGGTACAATCTGGATAGGGAATTCAAAAACGGAGATTACCTATGACCCCAATGATAATCCCATCCGTTTTGTAAACTCCGAATGGAATGAGACTTTGAACAAGTGGGAATTGTTTTTTAAGTGGGAAAATGAATACGATAATTCGATCAGCTTCCAGGAAATTTTACTTCCGGATCCGGAAGACGAAGAAAGCCAAATGGAATTTAATCATTTGTTGCTGAGAACAAATTATTTTGGCTACAACGCAGGAAATCCGGTGAATGATGCTTTTGAAATCTATTATTATTCCAACATTCAATCTGTAGGTACAAAAAATTCGAAACATTCCGAGGACTGGGTTTATCCGAATCCGGCCCGGGATGTATTGTTTTTAAAAACAAATCCTGAGCAATCCAGCATCCATTTCAAATTATCGAATATGGATGGAACAGAACTTATTGACAAGACTCTAATTCATACCAACCGGATCTCCCTGGCTCCAGTCCCTCAAGGCATTTATTTTTATACGATCAAAGACCAAAAGAAAATATATTCTGGAAAAATCTATATAGAATAAATCCAATTCATGCAATGGAATCCAGTTTCTTAGCTTAAAGAGCAATAAGCAATAAGCTTTGTTTAGGGTTTTTGTAAATCACCTTTCTATTGAAATATATTGGAAATTATAAAAAGATAATCAAAATATATAGTATATTTCAATTCTAATGCAGAGATTGGGATCAATCAGGATGTCATTCACTTGATCGGTGCGCAGTCTATTTTTGAAAGAAAACGCACTGCAGTTTTTAAGCCACAGTGCGTAATGATCAAACGAAAAAAGGATATCCTAATAGCGTTTATGCCATCTTTTTTGCTTTTTGTTTTTCCATTTGCTGCGCCAGTCGTCAAAGCGGTTGGTGATGTCGTCAAATTCTTCTTCGACTTTATCGGCGATGTTTTGGATGTTGATGGGTTTGCCTTTCATGGACAAACGATCGGAGGGACTGATGGCTTCGGGTAAAACGAACATCATGATCAGGTAGAGGATGATTCCGAATCCCCAGAAGCCGAAGAAAACAAAAGCTACGCGGACCCAGGTTGGATCTTCAATTCCGAAATAGTGGGCGATTCCAGAGCACACACCGGCAATTTTTTTATCGTAAGGATCTTTAAATAATCGTTTTCCGGTATAATAATTCCAGGATGCATCTCCAGGAGGAACTTCATTGTTATCTGTGGTGTCGGCCATATTTTCTGCGGTGCCCATGACGGCAATCATTTTATCGACGTGTTCGATGTTGAGAATTTTTTGGCCGGCTAAATATTCGTGAAACAATTCGGCAATACGGGATTCAATGTCCTGCATGATTTCCTTATGTCCCTCCGAACGACTAAAGTGCCTGTCGAGTCTTGACAAATAATTATCGAGCTTGTGAAAAGCATCCTCGTTGATTGAGAATGGATATCCTCCTACGTTGATGTATTGAATTTTATTCATTTTCTGATTTGTTTTGAATGGATAGATTTACACAATTTACAAAATGCAACCAACTTTCGAGCAAAGTTTGCAATGCTTGTTTTCCGGTTTCGGT includes:
- a CDS encoding T9SS type A sorting domain-containing protein, producing the protein MRDNTPHGTCYAGWTKEQRAKKFSEEVRIHHLKHTATSLQNFKKRLDSVITEEKLLPDIKRKSAYTYQSTQPGARLTQQIDYIWVATNQIWIPESRRQITYDPDGNIVNYLVQFREQNNLVNYSQSDFDYSPDGLVNRILYYEWNAGQNMWELLSKDTILYDNKFNIKSGEYFLWDSAKKKWNKEILTEHEYNAKSQIISKTYSRWNQQWSNYFFEAREEFSYHPNGKQFEFITSSWDEVSADWVYTHKFSDLYDAAGKLILYQQHVHDGTIWIGNSKTEITYDPNDNPIRFVNSEWNETLNKWELFFKWENEYDNSISFQEILLPDPEDEESQMEFNHLLLRTNYFGYNAGNPVNDAFEIYYYSNIQSVGTKNSKHSEDWVYPNPARDVLFLKTNPEQSSIHFKLSNMDGTELIDKTLIHTNRISLAPVPQGIYFYTIKDQKKIYSGKIYIE
- a CDS encoding PspC domain-containing protein, whose amino-acid sequence is MNKIQYINVGGYPFSINEDAFHKLDNYLSRLDRHFSRSEGHKEIMQDIESRIAELFHEYLAGQKILNIEHVDKMIAVMGTAENMADTTDNNEVPPGDASWNYYTGKRLFKDPYDKKIAGVCSGIAHYFGIEDPTWVRVAFVFFGFWGFGIILYLIMMFVLPEAISPSDRLSMKGKPINIQNIADKVEEEFDDITNRFDDWRSKWKNKKQKRWHKRY